The following is a genomic window from Pelomonas sp. SE-A7.
ACAGCCTTCTTTCATGTGATCTCGAAAGACAAAGGATTCGATCCGCTGATACAGCACCTGAAGTCGCGGAAGATCTTTGCTGGTCGATCGACTGACATCGCTTCCATCCCGTTGGTTAAGAGCTCATCTGTCAAGTCGCCCCATGAGCGGGCGGTCGCCTACGTGGCAAAGCTACATGAGCCCAAAGTTACTAGGCCGCGCGCGATGAAGACATTGTCCAGCTCGGTTCGATCCTTCTTTCAGAATCAGCTTTCCGACGCGGAGGTGTCGGAAGTGATTGAGCAAATGCGGTCAAGTGGGTTCATCACAATCACTGAAGGGCGAGTGGCGTATGCACAGAAAGATGGCTAACCAGTCGCTCGAGCCGACTCGCGTCGGCAAGCCGCCGCTCGCGGCTCAGCTTCAACGTTAGGCCGCACATGACAAATCGCTGGGTGGGCAGTGTCGAGAGCCTCTACGACTTCATTGGATATGTTGTGCTTAGGGCGCCAGATGGATTCCCTCATGAAGACTACTTGATGCCGGAAGAGCAAATGACCTTGGATCGGGCTTTCGAAGAGCTCCGACGCGGGATCGCTATTGTGGAAAAGGACTTCCCTGGTGCGGATCTGCAGCGAGGGTTAACGACGATGCTTGAGCTAGCGTTGGCTAGCTACCGTGCCGGGGACCAGCGAGCGGGTGCCCATATGCTCCAGGACTTCCAGGACCGAATATTTCGGCAGTGAGCGCATCGAGGAGCGGCCTAACCAGTCGCTCGAGCCGACTCGCGTCGGCGTGCCGCCGCCGCTCGCGGCTCAGCTTCAACGTTAGGCAGCATGGCCAAGCAACCCGTCATCGCAGAGTCGAAGTTCTTCGCCGATCCCGGTAGCGGTGAGCGTCACGCCGTGCACGTGCGCATCCGGCTGCCCCAGGCTAGGCGCCGCGAGGCTTCTTGCAAGGTGGAAATTCGCGGCGTTACGCCCGAGTTAGAGATCTTCGGCGAA
Proteins encoded in this region:
- a CDS encoding PIN domain-containing protein; protein product: MDFESVQPESLASLNHDHFKVMVFLGASQAKVPVDLAMSIQRLGERAEYVQISGNGPNALDFHIAFYIGQLAAIDPTAFFHVISKDKGFDPLIQHLKSRKIFAGRSTDIASIPLVKSSSVKSPHERAVAYVAKLHEPKVTRPRAMKTLSSSVRSFFQNQLSDAEVSEVIEQMRSSGFITITEGRVAYAQKDG